A region of Lycium barbarum isolate Lr01 chromosome 3, ASM1917538v2, whole genome shotgun sequence DNA encodes the following proteins:
- the LOC132629998 gene encoding S-adenosylmethionine synthase 3: METFLFTSESVNEGHPDKLCDQVSDAILDACLEQDPESKVACETCTKTNMVMVFGEITTKATVDYEKIVRDTCRGIGFTSADVGLDADNCKVLVNIEQQSPDIAQGVHGHLTKKPEEIGAGDQGHMFGYATDETPELMPLTHVLATKLGAKLTEVRKNKTCPWLRPDGKTQVTVEYKNDNGAMVPIRVHTVLISTQHDETVTNDQIAQDLKEHVIKPVIPAKYLDENTIFHLNPSGRFVIGGPHGDAGLTGRKIIIDTYGGWGAHGGGAFSGKDPTKVDRSGAYIVRQAAKSVVASGLARRCIVQVSYAIGVAEPLSVFVDTYKTGTIPDKDILVLIKENFDFRPGMMSINLDLLRGGNYRYQKTAAYGHFGRDDPDFTWETVKVLKPKA, from the coding sequence ATGGAAACTTTCTTGTTCACCTCAGAGTCCGTCAATGAAGGCCACCCCGACAAGCTCTGTGACCAGGTCTCAGATGCCATTCTTGATGCTTGCCTAGAACAGGATCCAGAGAGCAAGGTCGCATGTGAAACCTGCACAAAGACAAACATGGTTATGGTCTTTGGAGAGATCACAACCAAGGCCACTGTCGACTATGAGAAGATAGTCCGTGACACATGCAGAGGCATCGGGTTTACCTCAGCAGATGTTGGCCTTGACGCTGACAACTGCAAGGTCCTTGTCAACATTGAGCAACAGAGCCCTGACATTGCCCAAGGTGTTCATGGTCATCTTACCAAGAAACCAGAAGAAATTGGAGCTGGTGACCAAGGTCACATGTTTGGCTATGCCACAGATGAAACCCCAGAGCTCATGCCCCTCACCCATGTTTTGGCCACCAAGCTTGGTGCCAAGCTTACTGAAGTGAGGAAGAACAAAACCTGCCCATGGCTCAGGCCCGATGGCAAGACCCAAGTTACCGTTGAGTACAAGAACGACAACGGTGCCATGGTCCCCATTAGAGTTCACACTGTTCTCATCTCAACCCAACATGATGAAACTGTCACAAACGACCAGATCGCCCAGGACTTGAAAGAGCATGTGATCAAGCCTGTGATCCCTGCCAAGTACCTTGATGAGAACACCATCTTCCACCTTAACCCATCAGGTCGCTTCGTCATCGGTGGTCCACACGGAGATGCCGGTCTCACTGGCAGGAAGATCATCATTGATACCTACGGAGGCTGGGGTGCTCACGGTGGTGGTGCTTTCTCAGGAAAGGACCCCACTAAGGTGGACAGGAGTGGTGCTTACATTGTTAGACAGGCAGCAAAGAGTGTGGTTGCCTCAGGACTTGCTCGCCGTTGTATTGTGCAGGTTTCTTACGCTATCGGTGTGGCTGAACCACTTTCCGTGTTTGTTGACACTTACAAGACAGGAACAATTCCCGACAAGGATATTTTGGTTCTGATCAAGGAGAACTTTGACTTCAGGCCTGGAATGATGTCAATCAATCTTGATTTGTTGAGAGGAGGCAACTACAGGTACCAGAAGACTGCAGCTTACGGTCACTTTGGCCGTGATGACCCCGACTTCACCTGGGAGACTGTCAAGGTCCTCAAGCCAAAAGCTTGA